A genomic segment from Spinacia oleracea cultivar Varoflay chromosome 3, BTI_SOV_V1, whole genome shotgun sequence encodes:
- the LOC110799059 gene encoding major pollen allergen Ole e 10 — protein MAVFLRPNPTPPCNLKFIVVLTCISVFSLFNVSDARITQEKFKLRGGLKVSYYYNSEADTFDLPTLDAYDDTLLAPSPLLAPAPVNLISNPPNNPPSPSPYGVSPMPEPSYRGPIRAPTSPVVLHPGPSQLTLQPTVAPSHSWGPDYAVWCVARPTVPETMLQRAMDYACGNGADCGSVQPNGSCFVPNTLVAHSSYAFNSYWQRVKIAGGTCDFGGTAMLITVDPSFNGCHFIYN, from the exons ATGGCTGTCTTCTTAAGACCAAATCCAACTCCTCCTTGCAACCTAAAATTCATCGTTGTACTCACGTGCATATCCGTTTTCTCCCTCTTCAACGTTTCCG ATGCTAGAATTACCCAAGAGAAATTCAAGCTAAGGGGAGGCTTGAAAGTTTCATACTACTACAATTCAGAAGCTGATACATTTGATCTCCCAACACTTGATGCATATGATGATACGTTGTTAGCACCTTCACCCTTATTAGCTCCGGCTCCTGTAAATTTAATCTCCAACCCACCAAATAATCCCCCTAGTCCAAGCCCATATGGAGTTTCTCCGATGCCGGAACCATCCTATCGGGGGCCCATCCGAGCCCCAACCAGTCCAGTTGTGCTTCATCCTGGGCCTTCTCAGCTAACACTACAGCCCACAGTTGCACCAAGTCACAGTTGGGGCCCAGACTATGCAGTTTGGTGTGTCGCTAGGCCCACAGTGCCTGAGACCATGCTCCAAAGGGCCATGGACTACGCATGCGGAAACGGGGCAGATTGTGGGTCGGTTCAGCCTAATGGGTCGTGCTTTGTGCCCAACACTTTAGTGGCCCATTCTTCCTATGCTTTTAATAGCTATTGGCAAAGGGTTAAGATTGCAGGTGGCACTTGTGATTTTGGTGGCACTGCTATGCTTATTACTGTCGATCCAA GTTTT